One segment of Babesia bigemina genome assembly Bbig001, chromosome : II DNA contains the following:
- a CDS encoding Sec1 family protein, putative has protein sequence MEMDLHSLQLKAVSEMLQLSGDDDADGQQLKTWKVLIYDDEARKLLSPILKVGELRSLGVTLNMAISDRREPIPGVDAVYLVSPTEANVDAILADAQSHKYKQLYVNFTTYTSDAFLSEFARRFVEAKAHGSIAAVADRYIHFASIALSSFSLNMPKCFAECYGGRTEGETDPLLDTIVDRLLSVVVTLGTLPFLVAPRSMSPAATVAERLNKKLFELVSARHQLGISLASSYNRPMLLIVDRTIDLGSMIQHSWNYQPLLHDLFGINFDKLVLETGSEKSKKVTYDLEAGDKLYQAIHRLPLSDVASHIATSLEGYNAQLSQINRGEDEAAGSLVNAMNAIPQLTEQKRLLDMHTNLATALVDAVKSRDLDRFYEFEYDLDLLSEKNCFQQFEDLLGSDKSTAMDLYRSLLLVALNRPGVAESRFDELEHRIKLRGELKHDSLRGLRNLMKMKAFSEGLLKQIQNAKTSDLSTAKQINEGMTSAEAPRREFSQGHKKLAEYSSKLIDTGVSLFKGVRRMLPRKKQPCIVSVLESLLNNSEAISSEFAYYDPRTSESALAPSVRRSTSRRCVVFVVGGGSYNEAVALQDLASRSKYSIVYGSTAFDRPEDFMEQLGGAAFAL, from the coding sequence ATGGAGATGGATCTGCACAGCCTTCAGCTGAAGGCGGTCTCAGagatgctgcagctgtccggcgacgatgacgcaGACGGCCAGCAGCTGAAGACGTGGAAGGTACTGATCTACGATGACGAGGCGCGCAAGCTGCTGTCGCCCATTCTGAAGGTCGGcgagctgcgcagcctCGGAGTGACCCTGAACATGGCGATATCGGATCGCAGGGAGCCGATACCGGGGGTCGACGCGGTCTACCTCGTCAGCCCCACGGAGGCCAACGTTgacgccatactggcggacgCCCAGAGCCACAAGTACAAGCAGCTGTACGTCAACTTCACGACCTACACCTCGGACGCGTTCCTGAGCGAGTTCGCGAGGCGGTTCGTGGAGGCAAAAGCGCATGGCTCCATCGCAGCGGTCGCCGACCGCTATATTCACTTCGCGTCCATTGCGCTCTCGTCCTTCTCGCTGAACATGCCGAAGTGCTTCGCCGAGTGCTACGGCGGCAGGACGGAGGGCGAGACGGacccgctgctggacaccATCGTCGACAGGCTGCTCTCCGTGGTGGTGACCCTGGGGACGCTGCCGTTCCTggtggcgccgcgcagcatgTCGCCGGCCGCTACGGTGGCCGAGCGCCTCAACAAGAAGCTGTTCGAGCTTGTGAGCGCGCGCCACCAACTGGGGATATCGCTGGCGAGCTCGTATAACCGACCCATGCTGCTCATCGTGGACCGCACCATCGACCTGGGCTCGATGATCCAGCACAGCTGGAACTACCAGCCGCTGCTCCACGACCTGTTCGGCATAAACTTCGACAAGCTCGTGTTGGAGACGGGGAGCGAGAAGTCGAAGAAGGTTACGTACGACCTCGAGGCTGGGGACAAGCTGTACCAGGCCATCCACAGGCTGCCGCTGTCGGACGTCGCGTCACACATCGCGACGTCCCTGGAAGGGTACAATGCGCAGCTCTCCCAGATAAACAGGGGCGAGGATGAGGCCGCGGGCAGCCTCGTGAACGCCATGAACGCCATCCCCCAGCTCACCGAGCAGAAGCGACTGCTGGACATGCACACCAACCTGGCCACCGCGCTGGTGGACGCAGTTAAGAGCCGGGACTTGGATCGCTTCTACGAGTTCGAGTACGATCTGGACCTGCTGAGTGAGAAGAATTGTTTCCAGCAATTCGAGGACCTCCTGGGCAGCGATAAGTCTACCGCGATGGACCTCTACCGGTCGCTGCTCCTGGTGGCGCTCAACCGTCCGGGGGTTGCGGAATCGCGCTTCGACGAACTCGAGCACCGCATCAAGTTGCGCGGCGAGCTCAAGCACGACAGCCTGCGCGGCCTGCGCAACCTCATGAAGATGAAGGCCTTCAGCGAGGGGCTGCTGAAGCAGATCCAAAACGCCAAAACGTCGGACCTGTCAACGGCGAAGCAGATTAACGAGGGGATGACCTCAGCGGAAGCGCCACGCCGCGAGTTTTCGCAGGGGCACAAGAAGCTGGCGGAGTACAGCAGCAAGCTCATCGACACCGGGGTCAGCCTCTTCAAGGGGGTGCGCCGTATGCTGCCGCGCAAGAAGCAACCCTGCATCGTCAGCGTCCTGGAGAGCCTGCTGAACAACTCCGAGGCGATCTCCAGCGAGTTCGCGTACTACGACCCCAGGACCTCGGAGAGCGCGCTTGCGCCCTCAGTCCGCCGCTCCACGTCGCGCAGATGCGTCGTGTTCGTCGTTGGCGGCGGCTCCTACAACGAGGCCGTGGCGCTGCAGGACCTGGCGTCGCGCTCCAAATACTCCATTGTGTACGGCTCCACCGCCTTCGACCGGCCTGAGGATTTCATGGAGCAGCTGGGGGGCGCTGCATTTGCACTATAG
- a CDS encoding AMMECR1 like protein,putative has translation MVTPIDDVIDQVDNTLCAACFDAIYCAINNKLLQWLVEKNVSCPIFVTWMIADHNGNDELRGCIGTLSPVPISQIGHYAKMSAFEDTRFPPISGDELPRLMCGVSLLHTYEAAANPHDWEIGKHGVIVKFEQNGRQYSATYLPEVAEEHNMSREDAVKQLVRKAGYRGALSQELLSSVKVTRYQSKKLKLSFREYASLEHDGESEQ, from the exons ATGGTGACGCCAATCGACGACGTTATTGACCAGGTCGACAACACGCTGTGCGCCGCTTGCTTCGACGCAATCTACTGCGCCATCAAC aacaagctgctgcagtggCTGGTGGAGAAGAATGTGTCCTGCCCGATCTTCGTCACATGGATGATAGCGGACCACAACGG CAACGATGAATTGCGCGGATGCATAGGCACATTATCACCCGTGCCGATCAGCCAAATAG GGCACTACGCCAAGATGAGCGCCTTCGAGGACACCAGATTCCCGCCTATCTCGGGCGACGAGTTGCCGCGGCTCATGTGCGGCGTGTCACTGCTGCACACGTACGAG GCGGCCGCTAACCCCCATGACTGGGAGATCGGGAAGCACGGCGTCATCGTCAAGTTCGAGCAAAACGGCAGGCA ATACTCGGCGACGTACCTGCCCGAAGTCGCGGAGGAGCACAATATGTCACGCGAGGACGCGGTGAAGCAGCTTGTGCGCAAGGCTGGTTACAGGGGCGCGCTCAGCCAGGAGCTGCTGTCGTCAGTCAAG GTCACCAGGTACCAGAGCAAGAAACTCAAGCTCTCGTTCCGCGAATACGCATCGCTCGAACACGACGGTGAATCGGAGCAATAA
- a CDS encoding elongation factor TS, putative: MELTRIAWRLLAVTWALASIANGYAYLPVRNPCANLSLSPWQSGACKQQSCFNRKRHVQRRFTGVFAEPSAEHTADAGDDRKRKILFLRTSTGKGTQECYEALTKAGGDLRAALDIIRSGMDNYVASSGALLIYPYNVLLGGGESAPVVDLLHGRVATVMTPDMAAVLELRCETDFVARNNVFMALAKSLANSALAVMRSADASAQELDAECVGNKMMEARCIRCSKTPREAAALAKMALHERLIVTRLGFIKAAPQECLTSYLHGALVATHPLNKVGSAAALLKYTLTGAPDSAAGSSAVPAAADLLTPITHDHESVPETNCVSVGAECIYAEMPAVEPSLLSDGDVGLTRSIKTFTKQVTQHIVGARPVAMTLDDYDPEKVSAARSELEAEALASGKPKDTVDRIVSGRLRKQFGEFVLMEQSRKTTMCRNGRSTAASPPWAAPCRTSRRGTARSWS; encoded by the exons ATGGAGTTGACACGGATCGCGTGGCGCCTTTTGGCTGTGACATGGGCTCTTGCCAGCATCGCGAACGGGTACGCATACCTGCCTGTAAGGAACCCCTGTGCCAACCTATCGTTGTCGCCATGGCAATCCGGGGCATGCAAGCAGCAAAGCTGCTTTAATCGCAAAAGGCATGTACAGCGCCGCTTCACCGGCGTATTCGCCGAACCTAGCGCCGAGCACACGGCTGATGCTGGCGATGAtcggaagcggaagatcctGTTCCTCCGTACCTCCACTGGGAAGGGCACCCAGGAATGCTACGAGGCGCTGACAAAGGCTGGCGGTGACCTACGTGCGGCGCTCGACATCATCAGAAGCGGCATGGACAACTACGTTGCGTCGAGCGGTGCGTTACTCATATATCCATATAATGTCTTGTTAGGCGGCGGGGAATCTGCGCCGGTGGTGGACCTGCTGCACGGCCGAGTAGCCACCGTCATGACCCCTGACATGGCCGCAGTGCTCGAGCTCCGGTGCGAAACTGACTTCGTGGCACGCAACAACGTGTTCATGGCGTTGGCGAAATCTCTGGCCAACTCCGCTCTTGCCGTCATGCGGTCCGCAGACGCCTCTGCGCAGGAATTGGACGCCGAGTGTGTTGGCAACAAAATGATGGAGGCGCGCTGCATCAGATGTTCCAAGACCCCCagagaagctgctgctctAGCTAAGATGGCGCTGCACGAAAGGCTGATCGTCACCAGGTTGGGATTCATCAAGGCGGCGCCGCAGGAGTGCCTCACGTCATACCTCCACGGGGCGCTGGTGGCCACCCACCCGTTGAATAAGGTGGGGTCGGCAGCGGCTCTGCTGAAGTACACGTTGACCGGCGCCCCGGACTCAGCCGcaggcagcagcgccgtgccCGCGGCCGCCGATCTGCTGACGCCCATCACGCACGACCATGAAAGCGTCCCTGAGACCAATTGCGTTTCGGTTGGAGCCGAATGCATCTACGCAGAAATGCCCGCAGTGGAACCCTCGTTGCTGTCGGACGGCGACGTCGGCTTGACACGGAGCATCAAGACGTTCACGAAGCAGGTCACGCAGCACATCGTCGGCGCCCGGCCTGTCGCGATGACCCTGGACGACTACGACCCGGAGAAGGTCAGCGCCGCGCGGTCGGAGTTGGAGGCCGAGGCCCTGGCTTCGGGGAAACCCAAGGACACCGTCGACCGCATCGTTTCGGGTCGGCTGCGCAAGCAATTCGGGGAGTTCGTGTTGATGGAGCAG TCCCGAAAGACCACAATGTGCAGAAATGGCCGTTCGACGGCGGCAAGCCCTCCGTGGGCAGCGCCGTGCAGGACTTCGAGAAGAGGAACCGCGCGAAGCTGGAGCTGA